A DNA window from Janibacter sp. A1S7 contains the following coding sequences:
- the acs gene encoding acetate--CoA ligase, which produces MSDYAPSTKFADQAVGKAALYDEAAADHEGFWAARAREYVTWSKDFDTTLDWSDAPFAKWFVGGELNVAYNCVDRHVEAGNGDRVAIHFVSANDDDDRAITYAEMQREVAKAANGLASLGVEKGDRVAIYMQMIPETIFTMLACARIGAPHSLVFAGFSADALRARIDDADAKIVVTSDGQFRKGKAMPLKKAVDDAVAGTSAKKVLVVKRTGIDVAWNDDRDVWWDDVVTPASDTHEAVAHDSEHPLFLLYTSGTTGKPKGILHTTGGYLVQCAYSNAVVHDLHPETDVYWCTADIGWVTGHSYIVYGPMANGATQIVFEGTPDSPHKGVFWEIVQKYGVSILYTAPTAIRTFMKWGHDIPEGYDLSSLRVLGSVGEPINPEAWRWYREHIGGGDTPIVDTWWQTETGAIMNSPLPGVTELEPGSSQAPIPGIHAEVLDDDGNKLTDPDAVGYLVLTKPWPAMLRGVWRDPQRYKDTYWSRFGPDLYFAGDGAKYDEKGNIWILGRVDDVMNVSGHRMSTAEIESALVSHDKVAEAAVVGATDPTTGQAIEAFVILRQDAADAADSADEGGELVTELRNHVATQIGPIAKPRSIMIVSELPKTRSGKIMRRLLKDVAENREVGDVTTLADSSVMSLIQDGMKSSGD; this is translated from the coding sequence GTGTCGGACTACGCCCCGAGCACCAAGTTCGCCGACCAGGCGGTCGGCAAGGCAGCCCTGTACGACGAGGCTGCGGCAGACCACGAGGGATTCTGGGCCGCACGTGCCCGCGAGTACGTCACCTGGAGCAAGGACTTCGACACCACGCTCGACTGGAGCGACGCGCCCTTCGCGAAGTGGTTCGTCGGCGGCGAGCTGAACGTCGCCTACAACTGCGTCGACCGCCACGTCGAGGCCGGCAACGGCGACCGCGTCGCGATCCACTTCGTCTCCGCGAACGACGACGACGACCGCGCCATCACCTACGCGGAGATGCAGCGCGAGGTCGCCAAGGCCGCCAACGGCTTGGCATCCCTCGGAGTGGAGAAGGGTGACCGCGTCGCCATCTACATGCAGATGATCCCGGAGACGATCTTCACGATGCTGGCCTGCGCCCGCATCGGCGCTCCGCACTCGCTTGTCTTCGCCGGCTTCTCCGCCGACGCGCTCCGGGCCCGCATCGACGACGCCGACGCGAAGATCGTCGTCACCAGCGACGGTCAGTTCCGCAAGGGGAAGGCCATGCCCCTGAAGAAGGCCGTCGACGATGCCGTTGCAGGCACCTCCGCGAAGAAGGTCCTCGTCGTCAAGCGCACCGGAATCGACGTCGCCTGGAACGACGACCGGGATGTCTGGTGGGACGACGTCGTCACCCCTGCCTCGGACACCCACGAGGCGGTCGCCCACGACAGCGAACACCCCCTCTTCCTTCTCTACACCTCCGGCACGACGGGCAAGCCCAAGGGCATCCTGCACACCACGGGCGGGTATCTCGTCCAGTGCGCCTACAGCAACGCCGTCGTCCACGACCTACACCCCGAGACCGACGTCTACTGGTGCACCGCCGACATCGGCTGGGTGACCGGGCACAGCTACATCGTCTACGGGCCGATGGCCAACGGCGCCACGCAGATCGTCTTCGAGGGCACCCCGGACAGTCCGCACAAGGGTGTCTTCTGGGAGATCGTGCAGAAGTACGGCGTCTCGATCCTCTACACCGCACCGACCGCGATCCGCACCTTCATGAAGTGGGGTCACGACATCCCTGAGGGGTACGACCTGTCCTCGCTGCGGGTCCTCGGCTCCGTCGGTGAGCCGATCAACCCTGAGGCCTGGCGCTGGTACCGCGAGCACATCGGCGGGGGTGACACCCCGATCGTCGACACCTGGTGGCAGACCGAGACCGGTGCGATCATGAACTCCCCGCTCCCGGGCGTCACCGAACTCGAGCCCGGCAGCTCCCAGGCGCCGATCCCCGGCATCCACGCCGAGGTGCTCGACGATGACGGCAACAAACTCACCGATCCGGACGCCGTCGGCTACCTCGTGCTGACCAAGCCGTGGCCGGCCATGCTCCGGGGGGTCTGGCGCGATCCGCAGCGATACAAGGACACCTACTGGAGTCGCTTCGGCCCCGACCTGTACTTCGCCGGCGACGGCGCCAAGTACGACGAGAAGGGCAACATCTGGATTCTCGGTCGTGTGGACGACGTCATGAACGTCTCCGGTCACCGTATGTCCACAGCCGAGATCGAGTCGGCCCTCGTCTCCCACGACAAGGTTGCCGAAGCCGCCGTCGTCGGGGCCACGGACCCGACGACCGGTCAGGCGATCGAGGCCTTCGTCATCCTCCGCCAGGACGCCGCTGACGCCGCCGACTCCGCGGACGAAGGCGGGGAACTCGTGACCGAGTTGCGCAACCACGTCGCCACGCAGATCGGCCCCATCGCGAAGCCACGAAGCATCATGATCGTCTCCGAGCTGCCCAAGACCCGCTCGGGCAAGATCATGCGCCGGCTTCTGAAGGACGTCGCCGAGAACCGTGAGGTCGGCGATGTCACCACGCTCGCCGACTCCTCCGTCATGTCGCTGATCCAGGACGGCATGAAGTCGTCCGGCGACTGA
- a CDS encoding phenylalanine 4-monooxygenase, producing MTDHKEVVDVFTEGQLYSPVTEHEDGTVQVHLADTHPGRDDQEYLRRRGEIAGTALRWDRGHEPVPTITYTEDEHEVWRRVSDELAPLHELHAHPEYLAAKERLAPPVDHVPQLQEVSERLLPLTGWRYVCAPGLVPLRDFYADLGNQTFNSTQYLRHGAEPLYTPEPDIIHEVIGHGNQLASPRFAAITEAAGEASLRLETDEAMQFVADVFWFSIEFGVAYDGDDLKAYGAGILSSFGEIQEYSSMEIRDLDLAVMGTLNYDITKYQPVLFAAQSLGHLEDVVGGFFATVTDESAAALRSASMAG from the coding sequence TTGACTGACCACAAGGAGGTGGTGGATGTGTTCACCGAAGGACAGTTGTACTCACCCGTGACCGAGCACGAGGACGGAACCGTGCAGGTCCACCTCGCGGACACCCACCCGGGTCGGGACGACCAGGAGTACCTGCGCCGCCGGGGTGAGATCGCGGGGACTGCGTTGCGATGGGACCGAGGCCACGAGCCCGTCCCGACCATCACCTACACCGAGGACGAGCACGAGGTGTGGCGTCGGGTCAGCGACGAGCTCGCCCCTCTGCACGAGCTCCACGCCCACCCCGAGTACCTCGCCGCCAAGGAGCGCCTGGCTCCGCCCGTCGACCACGTCCCGCAGTTGCAGGAGGTCAGCGAGCGGCTGCTCCCGTTGACCGGATGGCGGTACGTGTGCGCGCCGGGCCTGGTCCCGTTGCGGGACTTCTACGCCGATCTGGGCAACCAGACCTTCAACTCCACCCAGTATCTTCGCCACGGCGCCGAGCCGCTCTACACGCCCGAGCCGGACATCATCCACGAGGTGATCGGGCACGGGAACCAGTTGGCCAGTCCGCGGTTCGCCGCGATCACCGAGGCCGCGGGAGAGGCATCACTGCGCCTGGAGACGGACGAGGCGATGCAGTTCGTTGCCGACGTCTTCTGGTTCTCGATCGAGTTCGGTGTGGCCTACGACGGAGATGACCTCAAGGCCTACGGCGCCGGGATCCTCTCCAGCTTCGGGGAGATCCAGGAGTACTCCTCGATGGAGATCCGCGATCTCGATCTGGCGGTCATGGGCACGCTGAACTACGACATCACGAAGTACCAGCCGGTGCTGTTCGCCGCCCAGAGCCTGGGGCACCTCGAGGACGTCGTCGGAGGCTTCTTCGCCACGGTGACTGATGAGTCCGCCGCAGCGCTGCGGTCCGCGTCCATGGCCGGCTGA
- a CDS encoding solute symporter family protein: protein MGTLATVAAETTTGSPALNITIFIVFVVATLAIVIKVASGHKTASQMYTGGASFSGRQNGLAIAGDYLSAASFLGIAGAIALQGYDGFLYSIGFLVAWLVALLLVAELFRNTGRFTLADVLSYRLRQRPMRIATASSVLAVSFFYLLAQMAGAGSLVSLLLGVDGAAAQNIVIAVVGIVMVTYVMIGGMKGTTWVQMIKAVLLIFAVAVMTVWVLGTYGFNFSGLMQAAVDQNPEAGEELLQPGLKYGASLTTKIDFISLSLALVLGTAGLPHVLQRFYTVPTSKQARKSVEWAIWLIGGFYLLTLVIGYGAGALVGADVINAAPGKANAAAPLLAFELGGSWLLGIVSGIAFATILAVVAGLTITASASVAHDLYNQVFRHGKASQDEEVRVSRYAAVVTGAVAILGGMLAKDQNIAFLVALAFAVAASANLPTILYSLFWKRFNTRGALWSMWGGLTAAIVLIAFSPVVSGSETAMIPGADFSIFPLANPGLISIPLGFILGWLGTISSKEFNRAKYAEMEVRSLTGHGVAEVVEH, encoded by the coding sequence ATGGGCACCCTGGCCACGGTCGCCGCCGAGACCACCACCGGCTCCCCGGCCCTGAACATCACCATCTTCATCGTCTTCGTCGTCGCGACGCTGGCGATCGTCATCAAGGTGGCCTCGGGCCACAAGACCGCCAGCCAGATGTACACCGGTGGCGCGTCCTTCTCCGGCAGGCAGAACGGTCTGGCCATCGCCGGCGACTACCTCTCCGCCGCCAGCTTCCTCGGGATCGCCGGAGCCATCGCCCTGCAGGGTTACGACGGCTTCCTCTACTCCATCGGTTTCCTCGTGGCCTGGCTCGTCGCCCTGCTGCTCGTGGCCGAGCTCTTCCGCAACACCGGCCGCTTCACGCTGGCCGATGTGCTGTCCTACCGGCTGCGCCAGCGCCCGATGCGGATCGCCACGGCCAGCTCGGTCCTCGCGGTCTCCTTCTTCTACCTGCTGGCCCAGATGGCCGGCGCCGGGTCGCTCGTCTCGCTGCTCCTGGGGGTCGACGGGGCGGCGGCGCAGAACATCGTCATCGCCGTCGTCGGCATCGTCATGGTCACCTACGTCATGATCGGTGGCATGAAGGGCACCACCTGGGTGCAGATGATCAAGGCGGTCCTGCTGATCTTCGCCGTCGCGGTCATGACCGTGTGGGTCCTGGGCACCTACGGGTTCAACTTCTCCGGCCTCATGCAGGCCGCCGTCGACCAGAACCCCGAGGCGGGCGAGGAGCTGCTCCAGCCGGGCCTGAAGTACGGCGCCAGCCTGACGACGAAGATCGACTTCATCTCGCTGTCCCTGGCGCTCGTCCTCGGAACCGCGGGGCTCCCCCACGTGCTGCAGCGCTTCTACACCGTCCCGACGAGCAAGCAGGCCCGCAAGTCCGTCGAGTGGGCCATCTGGCTCATTGGTGGCTTCTACCTGCTGACGCTGGTCATCGGCTACGGCGCAGGCGCCCTCGTCGGTGCGGACGTGATCAACGCCGCCCCCGGCAAGGCGAACGCCGCCGCACCTCTGCTCGCCTTCGAGCTCGGTGGGTCGTGGCTGCTCGGCATCGTCTCGGGTATCGCCTTCGCGACGATCCTCGCCGTCGTGGCGGGCCTGACGATCACGGCGAGCGCAAGCGTCGCCCACGACCTGTACAACCAGGTCTTCCGCCATGGCAAGGCCTCGCAGGACGAAGAGGTCAGGGTCTCGCGCTACGCGGCGGTGGTCACCGGCGCGGTGGCGATCCTCGGCGGCATGCTCGCCAAGGACCAGAACATCGCCTTCCTGGTGGCCCTCGCCTTCGCCGTCGCGGCGAGCGCGAACCTCCCGACGATCCTCTACAGCCTCTTCTGGAAGCGGTTCAACACCCGCGGGGCGCTGTGGTCGATGTGGGGCGGCCTCACGGCGGCGATCGTCCTCATCGCCTTCTCGCCCGTGGTCTCCGGGTCGGAGACGGCGATGATCCCCGGTGCCGACTTCAGCATCTTCCCGTTGGCCAACCCCGGCCTGATCTCGATCCCGCTGGGCTTCATCCTCGGCTGGCTCGGCACGATCTCCAGCAAGGAGTTCAATCGGGCCAAGTACGCCGAGATGGAGGTGCGCAGCCTCACCGGTCACGGCGTGGCCGAGGTGGTCGAGCACTGA
- a CDS encoding DUF485 domain-containing protein has translation MSNDAPTLGERYIAVQESEDFGELRRKFRGFVFPVTAFFLTWYFLYVLLSMFAPDFMGTKVFGNVNIGLLLGLGQFVTTFAITIIYVRWANRVFDPRAEALATSVGSDETPEVDN, from the coding sequence GTGAGCAACGACGCTCCCACGCTCGGCGAGCGCTACATCGCCGTCCAGGAGTCCGAGGATTTCGGTGAGTTGCGCCGCAAGTTCCGAGGATTCGTCTTCCCCGTCACCGCGTTCTTCCTCACGTGGTACTTCCTCTACGTCCTGCTGTCGATGTTCGCCCCCGACTTCATGGGTACCAAGGTGTTCGGAAACGTCAACATCGGCCTGCTGCTCGGTCTGGGTCAGTTCGTGACGACGTTCGCGATCACGATCATCTACGTCCGGTGGGCCAACCGGGTCTTCGACCCGCGCGCTGAGGCACTCGCCACCAGCGTCGGCAGTGACGAGACCCCGGAGGTGGACAACTGA
- a CDS encoding FUSC family protein: MTEEFAVSKPALPVARLSALAALVIAPVVVLSASPWSANSSLWYLGMLPAVMGLFSSPRLALGAAFLTPTWMGLGLLLQGLPVAGALYMAAIGAAVGLSALRGWHVMGAFAGPLAAYALIGAPDVAVSFSVVPAGSTLGAGLALMGFVAAGGLWTTVIGRQVTAIIPLNPPPDVPLRAAGYFAGALALLIGIATYVEMQWLDAPNAWRVVLTFFVVVQPYYAATSHRVVARVVGTLAGAVLAVIVAEALTNEPVLITIVALALTAAAPWANLTRPYWVFVLFLTPAIVLQTAGGTEAIVRGAFERALFTVVGATAAIVVLTIGHQLIARRSRRSLGQVPDAGGGRMGVGPP; the protein is encoded by the coding sequence ATGACAGAAGAGTTCGCGGTGTCGAAGCCCGCCCTCCCCGTTGCTCGGCTTTCGGCCTTGGCCGCCCTGGTGATCGCGCCCGTGGTGGTGTTGAGTGCGTCCCCGTGGAGCGCCAACAGTTCGCTGTGGTACTTGGGAATGTTGCCGGCCGTGATGGGCCTGTTCAGCAGCCCGAGACTCGCCTTGGGTGCAGCCTTCCTGACCCCGACGTGGATGGGTCTGGGCCTGCTGCTTCAGGGTCTGCCCGTGGCGGGTGCCCTGTACATGGCGGCCATTGGCGCCGCAGTCGGGCTCTCTGCCCTTCGCGGGTGGCACGTCATGGGGGCATTCGCCGGCCCCCTTGCCGCGTACGCGCTGATCGGTGCTCCGGACGTCGCCGTGTCGTTCAGCGTCGTACCTGCGGGTTCGACGCTCGGGGCCGGACTCGCGCTGATGGGATTCGTCGCCGCGGGAGGACTGTGGACGACCGTGATCGGGCGCCAGGTCACCGCGATCATCCCCCTGAACCCGCCGCCTGACGTTCCTCTGCGCGCGGCCGGCTACTTTGCCGGCGCACTCGCCCTGCTGATCGGGATCGCCACGTACGTCGAGATGCAGTGGCTGGACGCGCCGAACGCGTGGCGGGTCGTCCTCACGTTCTTCGTCGTCGTCCAGCCCTACTACGCCGCGACGAGTCATCGAGTCGTGGCGCGGGTCGTGGGCACCCTGGCGGGCGCCGTGCTGGCCGTGATCGTCGCCGAGGCCCTCACGAACGAACCGGTGCTCATCACCATCGTTGCCCTGGCGCTCACCGCTGCCGCCCCGTGGGCGAACCTGACCCGACCGTATTGGGTGTTCGTGCTGTTCCTCACGCCGGCAATCGTGCTGCAGACGGCCGGAGGGACCGAGGCCATCGTCAGGGGTGCTTTCGAACGAGCCCTTTTCACGGTGGTCGGCGCCACCGCTGCGATCGTCGTGCTGACCATCGGCCATCAGCTGATCGCGCGTCGGTCCCGCAGGTCGCTCGGTCAGGTGCCGGACGCCGGCGGTGGACGGATGGGTGTCGGTCCCCCGTAG
- a CDS encoding TetR/AcrR family transcriptional regulator C-terminal domain-containing protein, which translates to MPAPGSSRAQPLTRAHVVDTALAILAGVGLPDLTMRAIGTELGVQQSALYHHFANKQALLGAVADEIIARGPRRISPPGDWQDRARQRCGDIRDAVTAYPDGADLVMSMWAFGMGGNAPFVELCDLLVEAGLTVEVAPTAARTLLHFVYGHAYDEQSHDHAARSGITFGQRAPTDFDTGVDIVIAGIKGLL; encoded by the coding sequence GTGCCGGCCCCAGGCAGCTCCCGCGCGCAGCCCCTCACCCGGGCGCATGTGGTGGACACGGCCCTGGCCATCCTCGCCGGGGTGGGCCTACCCGACCTGACCATGCGTGCAATCGGGACCGAGCTCGGGGTACAGCAGAGCGCCCTGTACCACCACTTCGCGAACAAGCAGGCACTGCTCGGCGCTGTCGCGGACGAGATCATCGCGCGTGGCCCGCGCCGCATCTCCCCTCCGGGCGACTGGCAGGACCGGGCACGCCAACGGTGCGGCGACATCCGCGACGCGGTGACCGCCTACCCGGACGGCGCCGACCTCGTCATGAGCATGTGGGCCTTCGGGATGGGCGGGAATGCCCCCTTCGTCGAGCTGTGCGACCTGCTCGTCGAGGCCGGCCTGACCGTCGAAGTGGCCCCCACTGCCGCCCGCACCCTCCTGCACTTCGTCTACGGGCACGCCTACGATGAGCAGTCCCACGACCACGCGGCCCGGTCGGGCATCACCTTCGGCCAGCGCGCACCGACGGACTTCGACACCGGGGTGGACATCGTGATCGCCGGCATCAAGGGATTGCTCTGA